The genome window TATCGTACTGGCACAAACTTTCGGTATTCTTCAAGCAGATGGGATTGTTTCTATTATCATAGGGTTATTGATGTTATTCGTTGCCTTTCGAGTAGGCTATGATAATATGGTCGGTTTAATTGGGGTGGCAGCTCCGAAAGATGTAGAAGATAAGATTACGAGCTTATTGCTTGCGGATGAAGCGGTAGTTGATATTTATCGAATTAGAATCATACAAGAAGGACGATTATTCCATGTCGAAGGAACAGTTGAGCTGAAGAAAGGATTAACTCTTGCAGATGCCGACGATATAAAATTTAGACTAAAGGATATGTTACTTCGGCAGTCAGAAGTGGCAGATGCGCTGATTGGAATTATTGAAGATGATGATAAACTGAGTTGGAAACCGTAAAAATAGACAATCTTGTATTGTCTATTTTTTTGTCTTAAATATAAAATTGCATCAATTAACTTTAATGATAATTATATTTCTGCTTAGAATAAAATTGAATTATCATTACTTAAAGTACTTTGAAAATGCTATTTTGATTTCTGCAATCCTTTTTAATCCATGCTAAAATGATGGCAATTAGGAGGGGATGAAGGGATGGCTACGAAAGCAACAAACATTGTTTTTTTTCCTGACAAGGTTCAGGAGGATTTATTTGATATTTTAGATGATGTTTTTTATTACTCGATTAATTGTTTTAAAGAGAAGATTAATACTATTATTGATGAGTTACTTTCTGGTATGAAAATTTCTAACGAATTAGAGGAGAAAATTTTCTCACAACTGATTTATTGGTCAACATATTGTCTGCCGATTGGGACAAAGAAGGAAACAATATATGAACATTATTTACAAGAAAATAGTGATAGAATCGAGGACAAAACCTTAAAGGTCCGTGAAGTACTTTCTAGTTGGCTTCAGCTTAATCCGAGTTTTTATTACGTTGAAAGGGATGACAGTTTAAGTGGAAGATTATTTGTTTTACGTGAGGTATTCAGTGAGCAATCGAAAATAGTTTGTATCTATAATCGAAAGTTTCAAGCACCTAAGCGTGGAGAGTTAATTTCAGGTCTGTTAATGCCAATGGGAGATGATACGTATACAACATTGGGCGGACTTATTCATTTGCAGGGAAACAATTTAGAACAAGTAGCTAATGAAATGATTGCATATGCTATCAAACATCGTTTAGGTACGAGCCTGGATAATAGGAGAATGCTTTATCCAGTGTTGCTGCTTATTGCGCTAAAGCAACTGGCGAGTGGTAAATAAAATGGTGATGAAGCTAGAGAAAGAAGAGCAGCTTTTAGATTTGATTGAGCGATTAACGGTTAGAACAATAAAGATTATATTTGTGGAAGAGTTTGATAACGATAGGCTTATTCTATTAAGAAGTTTAGGCAGGAGAAAGTAATTTAAAAATATTATAAATCTGCTACTGACAGTATGAAGCTATTTGCTGAGATTTGCGAATTGGAAACACGTAAAAAAATAATAAACGTTGATAACCATAATAAATCGATGAATTTGAGATTAGCCAAACAATGTTTCGTCCTGCTGTTTTGCTTAATCAATCAATGTGTGATAAAATGCTGTAGTTATTATCGGTTTAAGCAGTGAGAATGCTTAAAAACAGTAAACTATAGAAGGGGAAAAAACACTTGAGAGTAGAACAATTAAAGCAGGAATGGTTTGGAAACGTGAAAGGTGATATTTTAGCTGGAATGGTAGTAGCTTTAGCACTAATTCCAGAAGCTATCGCCTTTTCAATTATAGCTGGAGTAGATCCAATGGTAGGATTGTATGCCTCATTTTGTATCGCCATTGTGATTGCCTTTGTTGGTGGACGACCTGGTATGATTTCTGCAGCAACTGGTGCAATGGCAATGTTAATGGTAAATTTAGTAGCATTACACGGTCTTGAGTATTTATTTGCAGCGACAATTCTTACAGGATTGATTCAGATTCTTATTGGTATTTTTAAATTAGCGAAATATATTAAATTTGTTCCACGTTCGGTAATGATTGGTTTTGTGAATGCATTGGCAGTTGTTATTTTTACTGCACAATTACAGCATTTTGTCGGAGAATCCTGGGTAATGTATGCACTTGTAGGGTTGACCTTAGTAATTATTTATCTTTTTCCGCGGATTACAAAGGCTGTTCCTTCAACATTAGTTGCGATTATCATTATAACGGCTATCGTTATTTTCGGAGATATTGGCGTCCGTAATGTTGGGGATATGGGAGATTTATCGAAGCAATTACCTGTGTTTCTTTTCCCTCAGATCCCATTCTCATTGGAGACATTAATGATTATTCTACCTTATTCTTTATCATTAGCGATTGTCGGTTTACTTGAGTCATTATTAACTGCTAATATAATCGACGATATGACAGATACAGAAAGTAATAAAAATAGAGAAGCAAGTGGACAAGGGATTGCGAACATTGTTGCAGGACTATTCGGTGGAATGGCTGGATGTGCGATGATTGGCCAGTCCGTTATTAATGTAAAGTCTGGTGGAAGGGGCAGATTATCAACCTTTGTTGCTGGTGCATTTTTAATGTTCCTGATTGTTGTGCTAGGTGATTTCGTTGTCCAAATACCGATGGCCGCATTAGTAGGCGTGATGATTATGGTTTCGATTAGTACATTTGATTGGGCGTCAGTTAAAAATATTTTAAATGTACCAAGAACAGATGCAGTCGTCATGATTATTACTGTAGCTATCGTTCTAGCAACCAATAATCTTTCTTTAGGGGTTCTAGCCGGAGTCTTACTGAGTGCCATCTTCTTCGCAGTGAAAATCTCGAAAGTAAAGGTGAAAGATACGCTGGATATGAAGGCTGGAAGACGAGTGTATTACGTGGAGGGTCAACTATTCTTCGCTTCAGTCAGCGACTTTGTAGATAAATTCAACTTTAACGATAGTGTCAAACAGGTCGAGATAGACTTAACACATGCACATTTATGGGATGGCTCTGCAACTGGTGCATTGGATAAAATTGAATTGAAATTTTTGCAAAACGATATCAAGGTTCGATTTATCGGCTTGAACGAGGAAAGTCAACAGTTGAAAAATCGGATTAGTGGTGTTACTAAGGGAATGAATTAAAGGAAGAGAACGGCGTTTAAGACAACTCTTAATCGAGCGATAGCCTCAACCTCTAAAAATACACAGAAACCAAATAGGCATTACCTGGGTAAACCCCAGGTAATGCCTATTTAATTGCCCCTGCAACATCATAATCAGACAAGTCAATTTCAAGCTCGCTGCCAAGTGCAAGATTTGCTAGCTGCTTACCAATAAAGGGTCCCATCGTAAGTCCTGATGATCCTAGCCCATTGGCGAGATATAAGCCTTCGTAACCTGGCAGTGCACCGATTACTGGCAGAAATCCGGGAGTAAATGGGCGAAAACCAACTCTTGTCTCAAGAATGGCAGCATTACTCAAACCAGGCGCGATTTCCATTGCTTGGCTGACGATTTCGTGGGTACCTCCAACAGTCACACGATGATCAAAACCCGTGTCATTTTCATGTGTCGTGCCAATGATGATTCTGTCATTAAATGCGAGCATATACTGGCTTGATGGTGGCATTACAACGGGCCAGTTAGACGTGTCTATATCAGGAAGCTGTACGTGCATAATTTGAGCTTTCTGTGGAGTAACATCAAACTTAATATCGAGCGGCTCAAACAGTTCGTTCATCCAAGCACCAGTTGCAGCGATAACAGTATCTGCCTTTATGATTGAATCATTAACAGAAACACCAATTATCTTGTGGCCATCTTTAACCAAATGGGCATCACCTGTAAAAGTACTTGCACCATGCTTTGAGGCAGCACGAAGTAAAGAGTCTCTTAATTTCCTGCCATCGACACGTGCAGCTCCACTAATATGAACAGAGCGATATGTATCGGATAGAATAGGGAACAGGCTTCTTGTTTGTTCCTCATCAAGCATCGTCACTTCCCCAATTTCAGGTGCTTCTTCCCGGCGTTTTAATGCACGATCCCGCATTGCGACTAGTTTCTTTTCATCGGTATGTAAACTAATGGCACCAACCCGTGAGTAACCAGTATCAGCCTCGCCATCTTTTGCCAGCTGATCAATTAAATCAGGGTATACGCGTGCTCCATTCTTGGCTAAATGATACCATGCTTTATTACGTCGTTGCGAAATCCATGGGCAGACGATGCCAGCAGCAGCATCTGTTGCCTGCCCCTTTTGCATTCTATCAATAATAACGACATCGGCACCTTGCTTTGCTAAATAATATGCAGTACTGGCGCCTAGTATCCCGCTACCAATGATAATGATTTTCTTGCGCATTTTACTCTGCTTCCACGACTTGTCTCATTGCTTTTATTTTTCCAGCGTGCTCTGCTTCATGAAATCCGAGCATTATTAGCAAATCTTCGTATGTTTCGATATGACCAAATGGTGCTTTGAAAGGTACATTTGTCTTCCAGAATAAGTCATCAAACTGATTGACTCTCTCTTGCTGGTCTAATAGATATGTCGTTAGCTCTTCTAATGTTGGAGGTGTCGTAGTCCAATCTGCTGGCTTCGTTCCAGAACTAAATAATTCCGCATATTCTTTAGGGAAATGCTCCGATTTTTTCGGATACATAAATAATAGCTTTTCAGTAACAACTAGAACATGGCCTAGATGCCAGCGAATCGTATTATTAAAATATTTTGCCTGAATATCAGCTGTATTTTCATCCAAGTCCTGGATAAACGTGATTAATGATGTTCTTGTTAAATTAAATTGTTTTCTTGACATTATGATTCCTCCTTGTAGTTCAAATTAAAGTATAGATTATTTTGTTAGACATTGAAAGTAATTGTATGATTATAGAGGAAAATGGCGTATTCATGCAGAATTAATTATTGGACAGGGGGAAGTACAGATGAAACAGAAAAATATCATTGGCAGGATATTGTTTTATTTAGGGATTGTAGTAATTATTATTGGTATTGTTCATTCGATTGTTAATTCATACCAGTTAGATTATGAAATGGGTGGCTATGGCGGCGAAGAGTATAAATTTTTCTGGAGCACGTTTTTATATTTATTTCCATCAGCATTTCTTAATGGATTGATATTGATCGGGCTGTCAGAGGCCATTCGTTTATTAGACTCAATCAATCGCAAGGAGCCGCCAACGATTATTACGGCAGGCGAGCAAGTGAAAAATAATGAAGGTATTCAGGTGGTCAGCAATGATAAACCAGAGGTATGGGAAATAAGTGAAGCAGAAGAAGAAAAGATTTATGAGTTATATGCAGATAAGGCTATTTTGGAAATCACACCATATATCACAAAGGGGTATTGTATCGTAAAATTGCAGGATTATGATGGGCCACTAAAACCGTTCGTGAAAGTACTTGATCTAAATGGCATAAACCCAGAGGAAGTACAAAACTTAGATAGAAGAAAAGAAATAATCCAATGGTACAATAACTAGTGCTAATACACAGGTAAAAGTTATGTAAAATATTACTCTTTTTGGTCGAAAGTATGATAATCTTATATAGTGAAATGCTATACATAGAAGGAGAAATGGACATGTCAAAAACATTAATCTTCGGGCATAAGAGCCCTGATACAGATACAATCTGTTCTGCGCTTGCATACGCTGATTTGAAAAATAAACTTGGTGAAACGGCAGAGCCTGCTAGACTGGGATCTGTGAATAAAGAGACACAATTCGCATTGGATTATTTCGGTGTCGAAGCTCCACAATTAATTGAAAAAGTAGATTCGGATGTGGAAGCAGTAATATTAGTCGATCACAATGAATTCCAGCAAAGTGTTGATAATATCAAAGATGTTCGAATCGCTGAAGTAATTGATCATCACCGCATTGCTAATTTTGAAACGAAGGATCCAATCTATTTCCGAGCTGAACCAGTTGGTTGCACTGCAACAATCTTAAATAAAATGTTCAAAGAAAAAGGTATTGAAGTAACAAAAGAAGTAGCGGGATTATTAGTTTCTGCGATTATTTCTGATTCTTTACTATTGAAATCACCAACATGCACGAAAGAAGATGTTGATGCAGCACATGAGTTGGCTGCAATTGCTGGTATTGAACTTGAAACATATGGCTTAAAAATGCTGGAAGCTGGAGCAGATTTAAGCGATAAAACAGCTGCAGACATTATTTCCTTAGATTCCAAAGTATTTGCTATGGGTGACGCAAAGGTTGAAATTGCTCAAGTAAATGCAGTAGATGTTGCAAAGGTTTATGAAGATCAAGCTGAATTGGAAGCGGAAATCGTCAAAGTAATTAAGGAAAAAGATCTTGATTTATTC of Oceanobacillus zhaokaii contains these proteins:
- a CDS encoding manganese-dependent inorganic pyrophosphatase, with amino-acid sequence MSKTLIFGHKSPDTDTICSALAYADLKNKLGETAEPARLGSVNKETQFALDYFGVEAPQLIEKVDSDVEAVILVDHNEFQQSVDNIKDVRIAEVIDHHRIANFETKDPIYFRAEPVGCTATILNKMFKEKGIEVTKEVAGLLVSAIISDSLLLKSPTCTKEDVDAAHELAAIAGIELETYGLKMLEAGADLSDKTAADIISLDSKVFAMGDAKVEIAQVNAVDVAKVYEDQAELEAEIVKVIKEKDLDLFLLAVTDIINNDSEALALGKGQDKVEQAFNVTLVNNRALLKGVVSRKKQIVTVLTSEFTK
- a CDS encoding NAD(P)/FAD-dependent oxidoreductase; the encoded protein is MRKKIIIIGSGILGASTAYYLAKQGADVVIIDRMQKGQATDAAAGIVCPWISQRRNKAWYHLAKNGARVYPDLIDQLAKDGEADTGYSRVGAISLHTDEKKLVAMRDRALKRREEAPEIGEVTMLDEEQTRSLFPILSDTYRSVHISGAARVDGRKLRDSLLRAASKHGASTFTGDAHLVKDGHKIIGVSVNDSIIKADTVIAATGAWMNELFEPLDIKFDVTPQKAQIMHVQLPDIDTSNWPVVMPPSSQYMLAFNDRIIIGTTHENDTGFDHRVTVGGTHEIVSQAMEIAPGLSNAAILETRVGFRPFTPGFLPVIGALPGYEGLYLANGLGSSGLTMGPFIGKQLANLALGSELEIDLSDYDVAGAIK
- a CDS encoding SulP family inorganic anion transporter, whose product is MRVEQLKQEWFGNVKGDILAGMVVALALIPEAIAFSIIAGVDPMVGLYASFCIAIVIAFVGGRPGMISAATGAMAMLMVNLVALHGLEYLFAATILTGLIQILIGIFKLAKYIKFVPRSVMIGFVNALAVVIFTAQLQHFVGESWVMYALVGLTLVIIYLFPRITKAVPSTLVAIIIITAIVIFGDIGVRNVGDMGDLSKQLPVFLFPQIPFSLETLMIILPYSLSLAIVGLLESLLTANIIDDMTDTESNKNREASGQGIANIVAGLFGGMAGCAMIGQSVINVKSGGRGRLSTFVAGAFLMFLIVVLGDFVVQIPMAALVGVMIMVSISTFDWASVKNILNVPRTDAVVMIITVAIVLATNNLSLGVLAGVLLSAIFFAVKISKVKVKDTLDMKAGRRVYYVEGQLFFASVSDFVDKFNFNDSVKQVEIDLTHAHLWDGSATGALDKIELKFLQNDIKVRFIGLNEESQQLKNRISGVTKGMN
- a CDS encoding DinB family protein, yielding MSRKQFNLTRTSLITFIQDLDENTADIQAKYFNNTIRWHLGHVLVVTEKLLFMYPKKSEHFPKEYAELFSSGTKPADWTTTPPTLEELTTYLLDQQERVNQFDDLFWKTNVPFKAPFGHIETYEDLLIMLGFHEAEHAGKIKAMRQVVEAE